In Myxococcota bacterium, a single genomic region encodes these proteins:
- a CDS encoding PEP-CTERM sorting domain-containing protein, giving the protein MLFSVLNRIRAARFAAIAAASAALLLIGSSASAAPVQVSYGITGGTINLGGPNINVTAGTYNVLYAGGAPTVGGTLSSGAFSLTGLGFQITQPLNGSTVFGLLAPVTGILSAGLVGTGAINAPLPPSFLLSGNLTLAASPPGGGLSAAGLVLGTFNATLIAPFAFAVTGIELSRTVVPEPSTAWLLGLGLAGLAGFTRARARR; this is encoded by the coding sequence ATGCTGTTTTCTGTTCTGAATCGGATTCGGGCCGCTCGCTTCGCGGCCATCGCCGCCGCCTCTGCGGCCCTGTTGCTCATCGGCTCCTCCGCCTCCGCGGCGCCGGTGCAGGTGAGCTACGGGATCACGGGCGGCACCATCAACCTGGGTGGTCCCAACATCAACGTGACGGCGGGTACCTACAACGTGCTCTACGCCGGTGGCGCTCCGACGGTGGGCGGCACGCTCAGCAGCGGTGCGTTCTCGCTGACGGGCCTCGGCTTCCAGATCACCCAGCCGCTCAATGGCTCCACGGTGTTCGGGCTGCTCGCGCCGGTCACGGGGATCCTGTCGGCAGGACTCGTCGGCACGGGCGCGATCAACGCGCCGCTCCCGCCGTCGTTCCTGCTGTCCGGCAACCTGACGCTGGCCGCTTCGCCTCCGGGCGGAGGGCTGTCGGCTGCCGGCCTGGTCCTCGGAACCTTCAATGCGACCCTCATCGCGCCCTTCGCCTTCGCGGTGACGGGCATCGAGCTGAGCCGCACGGTGGTTCCCGAGCCCAGCACCGCCTGGCTGCTCGGCCTCGGCCTCGCGGGCCTCGCCGGCTTCACGCGCGCGCGAGCGCGTCGCTAG
- a CDS encoding ester cyclase, translating to MSGAPLSPLACVDRVIECDNGRDQAGYRALLHDDYQAFVHGQPTSTDPDTEAASLAEWWRAASDVHLEKLEVWEERGVVTLRYTLTGTNDGPFYGQPATGKHFHVENCTLLEVVDGQVRRAWRYSDTLGLLTQLGLLPSAAS from the coding sequence GTGAGCGGTGCACCCCTGAGCCCGCTCGCGTGCGTCGACCGGGTCATCGAATGCGACAACGGCCGGGACCAGGCCGGCTACCGAGCGCTGCTCCACGACGACTACCAGGCGTTCGTGCACGGCCAGCCCACGTCGACCGATCCGGATACCGAAGCCGCCTCGCTCGCCGAATGGTGGCGCGCGGCGTCGGACGTCCATCTCGAGAAGCTCGAGGTCTGGGAGGAGCGGGGCGTCGTGACGCTTCGCTACACGCTCACCGGCACGAACGACGGCCCGTTCTACGGGCAGCCAGCGACCGGAAAGCACTTCCACGTCGAGAACTGCACGCTCCTCGAGGTCGTGGACGGACAGGTGCGCCGCGCTTGGCGCTACTCGGACACGCTCGGGCTGCTCACCCAGCTCGGGCTCCTGCCGAGCGCGGCGAGCTAG
- a CDS encoding TonB-dependent receptor: MAWTLVAGGAAAQDSDDEEPADDETLSLGDIFVTAQGRREKQETIPISLTAFSGRDIEERQIEGVQEYFLQTPNVSFTNNGNRARSQVAVRGVGNIGGRANTLGIYVDGFNVAPGQSIRTFDPALIDIESLAILRGPQGTYFGRNATAGAISITTVKPQQEWGGSAEIGFERFNTWKARAVVNAPILKDVLAVRVASYVEQSDGFIENTGPGSEADLIAGGGRASLRWTPTENFTYDVSARLTRSDQGANNFVARDPMTLDVPDRLRIATDFNQRSRNEGFLIVGNGTLDFGLAKLTSITGYITNDYLEVNDRDETIAAELVGTAGNDLESMSQEVRIDVTLFDQVDLIVGGIIARDELGTDGVFFTDRDNRFNDTIFELSLDEETETWAVFADAVWHATPQLDVGLTEWGIRPRVDITLGGRHTEVVTERKDRQSALFFPGFPPTVATNPGQRERDRDFSYRAILTIHLNDSVLAYVSNSTGFKNGGGTGIVDLGEARTFDDERIRSWEAGLKARLFQERLRLTGAVFRYDWKDLQVRTAGDPMFPSLIQVQNAARARSEGFEVEATALPCRGLDLIIPCNGLELGFGAGYVKAEYERFRDASFEGAPAGGADLTGEVLPRAPEWTLNGYGQYTFPAINTGRLGLVAAFLRGEWSYVDDTFFDVGASFLKRTTQDRRFFVPSYSVVNLRAGFESDRFRLVGYVENLADRKYFTGVRRSFQGDAFPERVDPHPRIFGIRLTAYL; the protein is encoded by the coding sequence TTGGCGTGGACGCTCGTGGCAGGAGGCGCCGCAGCGCAGGACTCTGACGACGAAGAGCCGGCCGACGACGAGACGCTTTCGCTGGGAGACATCTTCGTCACGGCCCAGGGGCGGCGCGAGAAGCAGGAGACGATCCCCATCAGCCTGACGGCGTTCTCCGGACGCGACATCGAGGAGCGCCAGATCGAGGGCGTCCAGGAGTACTTCCTCCAGACGCCGAACGTGAGCTTCACGAACAATGGCAACCGGGCGCGTAGCCAGGTGGCCGTGCGCGGTGTGGGCAACATCGGCGGCCGTGCCAACACGTTGGGCATCTACGTCGACGGCTTCAACGTCGCGCCGGGGCAGTCGATCCGTACCTTCGATCCGGCGCTCATCGACATCGAGAGCCTGGCGATCCTGCGCGGGCCCCAGGGCACCTACTTCGGCCGCAACGCGACCGCCGGCGCGATCAGCATAACGACGGTGAAGCCTCAGCAAGAGTGGGGCGGATCGGCCGAGATCGGTTTCGAGCGCTTCAATACCTGGAAGGCCCGGGCCGTGGTCAACGCTCCGATTCTGAAGGACGTGCTGGCCGTCCGCGTGGCCAGCTACGTCGAGCAGTCGGATGGGTTCATCGAGAACACCGGGCCGGGCAGCGAGGCCGACCTCATCGCCGGTGGTGGTCGCGCGTCCTTGCGCTGGACGCCGACAGAGAACTTCACCTATGACGTGAGTGCACGACTCACCCGCTCCGACCAGGGCGCCAACAACTTCGTGGCGCGCGATCCCATGACGCTGGATGTGCCAGATCGCCTCCGAATCGCGACCGATTTCAACCAGCGCTCCCGCAATGAGGGCTTCTTGATCGTCGGCAACGGCACCCTCGATTTCGGGCTCGCGAAACTCACGTCGATCACGGGCTACATCACCAACGACTATCTCGAGGTCAACGACCGGGACGAGACGATCGCGGCCGAACTCGTTGGTACTGCGGGCAACGACCTCGAGTCGATGAGCCAGGAGGTCCGCATCGATGTCACGCTCTTCGATCAGGTCGATCTGATCGTCGGGGGCATCATCGCCCGGGACGAGCTGGGCACAGACGGGGTGTTCTTCACCGACCGTGACAACCGGTTCAACGACACGATCTTCGAGCTCAGTCTCGACGAGGAGACGGAGACCTGGGCCGTGTTCGCCGACGCCGTCTGGCATGCGACCCCCCAGCTCGATGTCGGCCTGACCGAATGGGGGATCCGGCCGCGAGTCGACATCACGCTTGGCGGGCGCCATACCGAGGTGGTCACCGAGCGAAAGGACCGGCAGAGCGCCCTGTTCTTCCCCGGCTTTCCGCCCACGGTCGCAACGAATCCGGGCCAGCGCGAGCGCGATCGGGACTTCTCGTACCGCGCGATCCTCACCATCCACCTCAACGACTCGGTGCTCGCCTACGTCTCGAACTCGACGGGCTTCAAGAACGGTGGGGGGACGGGCATCGTCGATCTCGGGGAGGCGCGGACCTTCGATGACGAGCGGATCCGCAGCTGGGAGGCCGGCCTCAAGGCGCGGCTCTTCCAGGAGCGGCTGCGGCTCACCGGCGCGGTCTTTCGCTACGACTGGAAAGACTTGCAGGTGCGCACGGCCGGGGATCCGATGTTCCCGAGCCTGATCCAGGTTCAGAATGCGGCGCGCGCCCGGAGCGAGGGATTCGAGGTCGAGGCGACGGCGCTTCCGTGCCGCGGATTGGACCTGATCATCCCATGCAACGGCCTCGAACTCGGCTTCGGAGCCGGCTACGTCAAGGCGGAGTACGAGCGTTTCCGCGACGCCTCATTCGAGGGAGCCCCGGCGGGAGGAGCCGACCTCACCGGCGAGGTGCTGCCGCGCGCGCCGGAATGGACCTTGAACGGCTACGGGCAGTACACCTTTCCTGCGATCAATACCGGGCGCCTCGGGCTCGTGGCCGCGTTCCTGCGCGGAGAATGGTCCTACGTCGACGACACCTTCTTCGATGTCGGCGCGAGCTTCCTGAAGCGGACCACGCAAGATCGTCGGTTCTTCGTTCCTTCCTACAGCGTGGTCAATCTGCGGGCGGGCTTCGAATCGGATCGCTTCCGATTGGTCGGCTACGTCGAGAACCTCGCCGACAGGAAGTACTTCACGGGGGTCCGCCGCTCGTTCCAGGGGGACGCATTCCCTGAGCGCGTCGACCCCCACCCGCGTATCTTCGGGATCCGGCTCACCGCATACCTGTAA
- a CDS encoding TetR/AcrR family transcriptional regulator — protein MARERLVAAATELFATSGFGGTTTATIASAAGVSEGTLFHHFPTKRALLAEVGVREGDRVLGVAFAGLDPAAPPPDPETLIRALFHYAQQAPDAYRVFAMDGDQEDLEAGFAAKRERVTQGLAALLAGWSARGHLRRMDPEIVATLIFAIVDTAVRRLVLEDRWAEEDAWLREVVGAVRALLGARQAGADA, from the coding sequence GTGGCCCGAGAGCGCCTCGTCGCCGCTGCGACCGAGCTCTTCGCCACCTCCGGCTTCGGCGGCACCACCACCGCGACCATTGCAAGCGCCGCCGGCGTGTCCGAAGGCACCCTCTTCCACCACTTCCCGACCAAGCGCGCCCTCCTCGCCGAGGTCGGCGTGCGCGAAGGCGATCGTGTGCTGGGGGTTGCCTTCGCGGGCCTCGACCCCGCCGCGCCGCCGCCCGATCCCGAGACCCTGATTCGCGCCCTGTTCCACTACGCGCAGCAGGCCCCGGACGCCTACCGCGTGTTCGCGATGGACGGCGACCAGGAAGACCTGGAAGCCGGGTTCGCAGCGAAGCGGGAGCGGGTGACGCAGGGCCTCGCAGCCCTGCTTGCCGGTTGGAGCGCGCGCGGCCATCTGCGCCGAATGGATCCGGAGATCGTCGCGACTCTGATCTTCGCCATCGTCGACACGGCGGTGCGGCGTCTCGTACTCGAAGACCGCTGGGCGGAAGAAGACGCCTGGCTCCGGGAAGTGGTGGGCGCGGTCCGTGCGTTGCTCGGTGCCAGGCAAGCCGGAGCGGACGCGTGA
- a CDS encoding SDR family NAD(P)-dependent oxidoreductase, with product MSVPFAERVTRHPSISAARRLALGGWRQAARTPHCPDTPRLDGARALVTGGSRGIGLATSQGLAERGAQVWMASRDARSGASVARELAQRSAGDAHFLALDLADLDAIAHSLDALAEQLAPGRPLDLFVANAGLWPTRYARSAQGHEVAFATNVLGHQALLQGAIARGLLADNARVIFVTGDIYILASECTPDFRYRTPLGGQLAYCRSKLGNLWQAREWAERRPDLRVHAVHPGVIASELGVSGAAGLKRAIMLPLAAGAQTTLFCATQPELTSGSYYHNVLGRVELDPRDPAANAAGAKALWECLEDLR from the coding sequence GTGAGCGTGCCCTTCGCCGAGCGGGTGACCCGCCACCCGTCGATCTCGGCCGCCCGACGACTCGCCCTGGGCGGCTGGCGTCAGGCCGCCCGCACGCCGCACTGCCCCGACACGCCGCGGCTCGACGGCGCCCGCGCGCTCGTCACCGGGGGGAGCCGAGGGATCGGACTCGCCACCAGCCAGGGGCTCGCCGAACGCGGCGCCCAGGTCTGGATGGCCTCGCGCGACGCCCGTAGCGGGGCGTCGGTGGCGCGCGAACTCGCGCAGCGCTCCGCCGGCGACGCCCATTTCCTCGCCCTCGATCTCGCCGACCTCGATGCCATCGCCCACAGCCTCGACGCGCTCGCCGAGCAACTCGCTCCGGGGCGTCCCCTGGATCTGTTCGTTGCGAATGCGGGCCTCTGGCCCACGCGCTACGCGCGGTCGGCGCAGGGTCACGAGGTCGCGTTCGCCACGAACGTGCTCGGCCACCAGGCCCTGCTCCAAGGGGCGATCGCGCGGGGGCTCCTCGCGGACAACGCGCGGGTGATCTTCGTAACCGGCGACATCTACATCCTGGCTTCGGAATGCACCCCGGACTTCCGCTACCGCACGCCGCTCGGCGGCCAACTCGCGTACTGTCGCAGCAAGCTCGGCAACCTCTGGCAAGCACGAGAATGGGCGGAGCGGCGGCCCGACCTGCGCGTCCACGCGGTGCACCCCGGCGTGATCGCTTCGGAGCTGGGCGTGTCTGGAGCGGCAGGCCTCAAGCGCGCGATCATGCTGCCCCTCGCCGCCGGCGCTCAGACGACGCTCTTCTGCGCCACCCAGCCCGAGCTGACGAGCGGGAGCTACTACCACAACGTGCTCGGGCGGGTCGAACTCGACCCGCGCGACCCCGCGGCGAACGCCGCGGGCGCCAAGGCGCTCTGGGAATGCCTCGAAGACCTGCGCTGA
- a CDS encoding tetratricopeptide repeat protein — translation MSSLPSFLCRVATRPALVATVLCAVVCGLACDSDERELDAAREQVPLAIAREDRQAAVAALADLRGVVPEEPAELVELAELFSRAGEAPDALWLLEVGAEKFPNDPDVRLALARTALLVQNPALAVASAGRWVDDTVRGRDALLLMAEAQLDLGDLDAAVGSLDRARDLDPSHPASHLARVQLYLAEGRTEEASAAADAALAALGDDPESLATFERVRAQLQIARGEHDAAQRWLTDRLDAVPSDLASWQLWIALAQTTGDAGPLRQAVDTALAADPTQAELEMIRASAAALERKPEEADAALQRYAEGSASSLAVVPWVQRLMARGDLDAAEAALASWQAERAPVAAVKLLSCELSLDRGAVEAADDCIDDYARLPDAVAVRADYLRGRLALFSGDAQGAADVLSEVVSELDLAPTQYWFGRAREAQGDLEGAARRYGLAMVRDQGWAEPVAALARLSALRGQWQEAEATSARWARMAPDSEDAWALLLQARQRRNERARASGPATRLRDSVEIAREARERFPESARFGVWYAQWLRRAGRDGEALPEIERLAQAHADDTWAVVEIARFHALGDAHRGLQEARAAVSRFPEHAPAQALLAEVGFAAGAIEEADAATSRALELAPEDATPLRVRCRFRTAAGRFAGAVEDCERYLAAGAEDAEAHFWLGVARAGSGQGDTDGAIDAYRRAIALDSTDFRPHNNLADLLAQRGDTEAALTAAQEAYRLSDGNPYVADTVGALYLERGLATRAVSLLEEAHAALPEVPGVRLNLARAYMASDRRTDAEGLLQPWLDTEAGRPHASLGREILRGP, via the coding sequence GTGTCGTCCCTCCCTTCCTTCCTCTGCCGCGTCGCGACCCGCCCTGCCCTGGTGGCGACGGTGCTCTGTGCGGTCGTGTGCGGACTCGCCTGCGATTCCGACGAGCGGGAGCTCGACGCAGCGCGCGAGCAGGTTCCGCTTGCCATCGCGCGCGAGGACCGGCAAGCCGCCGTCGCGGCGCTGGCCGATCTGCGCGGCGTGGTTCCTGAAGAGCCTGCCGAGCTCGTCGAACTCGCCGAGCTGTTCTCTCGCGCAGGCGAAGCGCCCGACGCGCTCTGGCTCCTCGAGGTCGGTGCCGAGAAGTTCCCGAACGACCCGGACGTGCGACTCGCCCTGGCACGCACCGCGTTGCTGGTGCAGAACCCGGCTCTCGCGGTCGCCAGCGCGGGTCGCTGGGTGGACGACACCGTCCGCGGTCGGGACGCGCTGTTGCTGATGGCCGAGGCGCAGCTCGACCTCGGCGACCTCGACGCCGCGGTCGGTTCGCTCGATCGGGCCCGCGACCTCGACCCTTCTCACCCCGCGAGCCACCTCGCCCGGGTACAGCTCTACCTCGCCGAAGGGCGCACCGAAGAAGCGAGCGCGGCCGCGGACGCCGCCCTCGCCGCGCTGGGCGACGACCCCGAGTCACTCGCCACCTTCGAACGCGTCCGCGCCCAACTGCAGATCGCCCGCGGAGAACACGACGCTGCGCAGCGCTGGCTCACCGACCGACTCGACGCCGTTCCGTCGGACCTCGCCTCGTGGCAACTCTGGATCGCACTCGCCCAGACGACGGGGGATGCCGGACCGCTGCGCCAGGCGGTCGATACGGCCCTCGCCGCGGATCCGACCCAGGCCGAGCTCGAGATGATCCGCGCATCCGCCGCCGCGTTGGAGCGGAAGCCGGAGGAAGCCGACGCCGCCCTGCAACGCTACGCGGAAGGGAGCGCGTCGTCCCTCGCGGTCGTGCCCTGGGTCCAGCGCCTGATGGCGCGCGGAGATCTCGACGCTGCCGAAGCCGCGCTCGCTTCGTGGCAGGCCGAGCGCGCCCCCGTGGCCGCGGTGAAGCTCCTCTCGTGCGAGCTGAGCCTCGACCGGGGCGCGGTCGAGGCGGCGGACGACTGCATCGACGACTACGCGCGCCTCCCCGATGCCGTGGCCGTGCGCGCCGACTACCTACGCGGGCGCCTCGCTCTCTTCAGCGGCGATGCGCAAGGCGCCGCCGATGTGCTCTCCGAGGTGGTGTCCGAGCTCGACCTGGCACCGACACAGTACTGGTTCGGTCGAGCCCGGGAGGCCCAGGGGGATCTCGAGGGAGCGGCGCGGCGCTACGGGCTCGCAATGGTGCGCGACCAGGGCTGGGCCGAGCCCGTCGCCGCGCTCGCGCGCCTCTCGGCGCTCCGCGGTCAGTGGCAGGAAGCGGAAGCCACCTCGGCACGCTGGGCACGCATGGCGCCGGACTCGGAGGATGCCTGGGCGCTGCTCCTGCAGGCACGTCAACGGCGCAATGAACGAGCGCGCGCTTCGGGACCGGCCACCCGACTGCGGGACAGCGTCGAGATCGCGCGCGAGGCGCGCGAGCGCTTTCCGGAGTCGGCGCGCTTCGGCGTCTGGTACGCACAGTGGCTGCGACGCGCGGGACGGGACGGCGAGGCCCTGCCCGAGATCGAGCGATTGGCGCAGGCGCATGCGGACGACACCTGGGCCGTCGTCGAGATCGCGCGCTTCCACGCCCTGGGAGACGCGCATCGGGGCCTCCAGGAGGCGCGCGCTGCCGTCTCGCGCTTCCCGGAGCACGCCCCCGCCCAGGCGCTGCTCGCCGAGGTCGGCTTCGCCGCCGGAGCCATCGAAGAAGCCGATGCCGCGACCAGCCGCGCGTTGGAACTCGCGCCCGAAGACGCCACCCCACTCCGCGTTCGGTGTCGCTTCCGCACCGCCGCGGGGCGCTTTGCGGGCGCCGTCGAGGACTGCGAGCGCTACCTGGCCGCGGGCGCCGAGGATGCCGAAGCGCACTTCTGGCTCGGTGTCGCACGGGCGGGAAGCGGCCAGGGAGACACCGACGGAGCCATCGACGCCTATCGGCGCGCCATCGCGCTCGACTCGACCGACTTTCGTCCTCACAACAACCTGGCGGACCTCCTCGCCCAGCGTGGCGACACCGAGGCCGCGTTGACCGCGGCGCAAGAGGCCTATCGCCTCTCCGACGGCAATCCCTACGTGGCGGATACCGTCGGTGCGCTCTACCTCGAGCGGGGTCTGGCGACCCGCGCCGTCTCGCTTCTCGAGGAAGCCCACGCCGCTCTCCCCGAAGTCCCTGGCGTTCGTCTGAACCTGGCGCGCGCGTACATGGCGAGCGACCGGAGGACCGACGCCGAAGGCCTGCTCCAGCCCTGGCTCGATACCGAAGCCGGCCGTCCCCACGCATCGCTGGGCCGCGAGATCCTGCGTGGGCCGTAG
- a CDS encoding sulfatase-like hydrolase/transferase yields MGRSLQRRIGALAVCLLAFVACDDAAPRGTIAARLAEIPHPDLVLIVVDTLRADRTTPYGEARPTTPELEAWAQRGVVFEKVLAQSSWTKISMASLMTSLWPTSHAIQLPDDGLSERALTLAEQLQDSGYATYGVQTNGWLHQSFGFHQGFDRYLFPKGADGQQRADHSSLWPHADRVVTEAERLLTERDPERPIFLYLHFMDVHEYAAPPEFKSFGTGAEADYVASIRWVDDAVRRVRVAVERGARGQETVMVLGSDHGETFGEHGVHGHARNVFSAVLEVPLVWRLPFATEPVRVATRVRNLDVAPTLLEMAGVPVPEAFAGESLLPLMTDATDEARRDRPSAAALGFPLFPDAAIQESFHRGAWVYARNAPAVPPESPDAYRNEADAPGAEYLFDRRVDPGENLNLAEREPEQRDALRAGFADHQRTHQAQDVRAEDVRIDPAIAERLRAMGYLR; encoded by the coding sequence GTGGGCCGTAGCCTGCAGCGCCGGATTGGCGCGCTCGCGGTCTGCCTGCTCGCGTTCGTCGCTTGCGACGACGCGGCGCCGCGCGGGACGATCGCCGCACGCCTCGCCGAGATCCCGCATCCGGACCTCGTGCTGATCGTGGTCGACACCCTGCGCGCCGACCGAACGACGCCCTACGGAGAAGCGCGCCCCACGACGCCCGAACTCGAGGCGTGGGCCCAGCGCGGTGTGGTCTTCGAGAAGGTCCTGGCCCAGTCCTCCTGGACGAAGATCTCGATGGCGTCGCTCATGACCTCCCTCTGGCCGACCAGTCACGCCATCCAATTGCCCGACGATGGACTGAGTGAACGTGCGCTCACGCTGGCCGAGCAGCTCCAGGACTCGGGCTACGCGACCTACGGTGTTCAAACCAACGGGTGGCTGCACCAGAGTTTCGGGTTCCACCAGGGGTTCGACCGCTATCTGTTTCCGAAAGGGGCCGACGGCCAGCAACGGGCCGACCACTCGTCCCTCTGGCCACACGCGGATCGCGTCGTCACCGAGGCCGAGCGACTCCTCACGGAGCGCGATCCCGAGCGTCCGATCTTTCTCTACCTGCACTTCATGGACGTGCACGAGTACGCGGCCCCACCCGAGTTCAAGTCCTTCGGCACGGGTGCGGAAGCCGACTACGTCGCGTCGATTCGCTGGGTCGACGATGCGGTGCGTCGGGTTCGCGTCGCGGTCGAGCGCGGAGCGCGCGGCCAGGAGACGGTGATGGTGCTCGGGTCGGATCACGGCGAGACCTTCGGGGAGCACGGCGTGCACGGGCACGCCCGCAACGTGTTCTCGGCGGTCCTCGAAGTGCCCCTCGTGTGGCGCCTGCCCTTCGCCACCGAACCGGTGCGCGTGGCGACGCGGGTTCGCAACCTCGACGTGGCCCCGACCCTGCTGGAGATGGCCGGCGTCCCCGTGCCCGAGGCGTTCGCCGGCGAATCGCTGCTCCCCCTCATGACCGACGCGACGGACGAAGCCCGCCGGGATCGGCCGTCGGCCGCGGCGCTGGGATTTCCGCTCTTCCCCGACGCTGCGATCCAGGAATCGTTCCACCGCGGGGCATGGGTCTACGCGCGCAACGCTCCGGCCGTCCCGCCCGAGAGTCCAGACGCCTATCGAAACGAAGCGGACGCCCCCGGCGCCGAGTACCTGTTCGATCGTCGGGTCGACCCAGGCGAGAACCTGAACCTGGCGGAGCGGGAGCCCGAGCAGCGGGACGCGCTCCGGGCCGGATTCGCCGACCACCAACGCACCCACCAGGCCCAGGACGTGCGCGCGGAAGACGTTCGGATCGACCCGGCGATCGCCGAGCGGCTGCGGGCGATGGGCTACCTCCGCTAG
- a CDS encoding amidase, giving the protein MSIAFDSATRLAARIRAKEISSRELTELYIRRIERYDDVVNAVVVRDFEAALTAAERADAELAAGTPRGPFHGVPMTIKEAYDVVGLPTTWGTPAFRDNVAKQDAATVAFLREAGGHFLGKTNVPLQLSDFQSYNDIYGTTNNPWNLERTPGGSSGGSSAALAAGFCALESGSDIGGSIRNPAHFCGVYGHKPTYGIVPDQGHALPGAVASPDIAVVGPMARSAEDLATALEVVSGADRFHERGWRLALPEPARKTLSEFRVAVWADDPECPVSAAVGDRVQQVADRLAALGAKVDDRARPAGFDSAAIYRVYQTVLNGQLSAGFPNEVYANLEAAAGQLADDDESPEAVGLRTMTQSHRDWVRATHARGALRQSWNAFFEDWDILLCPQMPTTAFPHDHTPFIARTLDVDERCQPYGKQVFWAGLITAAYLPSTVFPTGLADDGLPIGLQAAGAEFSDRTCIEFARLLADEFGGFQPPPGYGDDA; this is encoded by the coding sequence ATGTCGATCGCCTTCGATTCGGCGACGCGCCTCGCTGCGCGCATTCGCGCCAAAGAGATCAGCTCTCGCGAATTGACCGAACTCTACATCCGCCGGATCGAGCGCTACGACGACGTGGTCAACGCCGTGGTCGTCCGGGATTTCGAGGCGGCGCTGACGGCGGCCGAGCGAGCCGATGCCGAGCTGGCGGCCGGCACGCCGCGCGGGCCGTTCCACGGCGTTCCGATGACGATCAAGGAGGCCTACGACGTCGTCGGGCTTCCCACGACCTGGGGGACGCCCGCGTTCCGGGACAACGTGGCGAAGCAGGACGCGGCGACCGTGGCATTCCTGCGCGAAGCGGGCGGCCACTTCCTGGGGAAGACGAACGTCCCGCTCCAGCTCAGCGACTTCCAGAGTTACAACGACATCTATGGCACCACGAACAACCCCTGGAATCTCGAGCGTACGCCGGGCGGATCGTCCGGCGGCTCTTCCGCCGCCCTGGCGGCGGGCTTCTGCGCGCTCGAGAGCGGCTCGGACATCGGCGGCTCGATCCGCAACCCGGCCCACTTCTGCGGCGTCTACGGCCACAAGCCCACCTACGGCATCGTGCCGGATCAGGGGCACGCGTTGCCCGGCGCCGTCGCTTCGCCGGACATCGCCGTGGTCGGGCCGATGGCGCGCAGCGCCGAGGATCTCGCGACTGCGTTGGAGGTCGTGTCCGGCGCCGACCGCTTCCACGAGCGCGGGTGGCGCCTGGCCTTGCCCGAGCCCGCGCGGAAGACCCTCTCCGAGTTCCGCGTCGCGGTCTGGGCCGACGATCCCGAGTGTCCGGTCAGCGCGGCCGTCGGCGATCGCGTCCAGCAGGTGGCCGATCGTCTCGCCGCTCTGGGGGCGAAGGTCGATGATCGGGCGCGTCCCGCCGGTTTCGACAGTGCCGCGATCTATCGGGTGTACCAGACCGTCTTGAACGGCCAGCTGTCGGCGGGTTTCCCGAACGAGGTGTACGCGAACCTCGAAGCGGCGGCGGGCCAGCTGGCCGACGACGACGAGAGCCCGGAGGCAGTGGGTCTGCGCACCATGACCCAGTCGCACCGCGATTGGGTGCGGGCCACCCACGCGCGCGGCGCGCTGCGCCAGAGTTGGAACGCCTTCTTCGAAGACTGGGACATCCTGCTCTGTCCCCAGATGCCGACGACGGCCTTCCCGCACGATCACACGCCCTTCATCGCGCGCACCCTCGATGTCGACGAACGCTGCCAGCCGTACGGCAAGCAGGTGTTCTGGGCCGGCCTGATCACGGCGGCCTATCTCCCCAGCACCGTGTTCCCGACCGGGCTGGCGGACGACGGATTGCCCATCGGTCTGCAGGCGGCGGGCGCCGAGTTCAGCGATCGCACCTGCATCGAGTTCGCCCGGCTCCTGGCCGACGAGTTCGGTGGCTTCCAGCCGCCCCCGGGCTACGGAGACGACGCGTGA